Proteins found in one Puniceicoccaceae bacterium genomic segment:
- a CDS encoding tRNA (cytidine(34)-2'-O)-methyltransferase: MPDKLPPKPLLHVVLFQPEIPQNTGNIGRLCAYTGLRLHLIHPLGFALSEKHIRRSGMDYWDSLDKVEHADWQSFLAHKEPEASLWLLSTRGKQSHWSAPFRPGDYLLFGNEGQGCPAHVHEAVGTQHVVKIPQLVQGLRSLNLSTSVGITVYEALRSIKEIVNFDEY; this comes from the coding sequence ATGCCGGATAAGCTCCCACCCAAACCACTGCTGCATGTGGTGCTCTTTCAGCCGGAAATCCCTCAAAACACGGGAAACATTGGGCGTTTGTGCGCGTACACAGGCTTGCGCCTTCACCTCATTCATCCCCTGGGTTTTGCATTGAGTGAAAAACACATCCGTCGCAGCGGCATGGATTACTGGGATTCGCTGGACAAGGTCGAACATGCTGATTGGCAAAGTTTTCTGGCGCACAAGGAACCTGAAGCCTCGCTTTGGCTCCTGAGCACGCGTGGGAAGCAGAGTCACTGGTCGGCACCCTTTCGACCGGGAGACTATCTGTTGTTTGGTAATGAAGGACAGGGCTGTCCCGCGCATGTGCATGAAGCGGTCGGTACTCAGCACGTGGTAAAGATTCCACAGCTTGTGCAGGGACTGCGCTCGCTCAATTTGTCAACCAGTGTGGGCATCACGGTTTATGAAGCCTTGCGTTCGATTAAAGAAATCGTAAATTTTGACGAGTATTAG
- the hemL gene encoding glutamate-1-semialdehyde 2,1-aminomutase: MSHPTSASLFSRALARIPGGVNSPVRAFGSIGGEPFFTERAQGCTLTTTEGVELIDFVGTWGPAIHGHNHPRIREAVQVALHKGTSFGTPNCYEVPMAELICDVVPSVEKVRMVNSGTEATMSCIRLARGFTGRDKIIKFEGCYHGHSDALLVKAGSGALTHGNPDSAGVTRGAAQDTLLLPFNDLEKLESVFRQAGSEIAAIIVEPFPANMGLVLPDPGYLEALRALTQQYGTLLIFDEVMTGFRIALGGVQEYLGITPDLTAMGKIIGGGLPVGAFGGRADIMDFLAPQGPVYQAGTLSGNPMALAAGIEAVRMLKESNPYADLDRQSRILALAMENAFEQKGIPVQIPQVGSMLSVFFCESRVRDYDDVLRSEKSHFTRLFHACLQRGLFLAPSPFETWFVSTAHDTAAIERSCDILTQAIASL; encoded by the coding sequence ATGTCACATCCCACATCCGCTTCCCTTTTTTCCCGCGCCCTCGCCCGTATCCCCGGCGGGGTCAACTCTCCCGTTCGCGCGTTTGGCTCCATCGGCGGCGAACCCTTCTTCACTGAGCGCGCTCAAGGCTGCACCCTGACGACCACCGAAGGTGTGGAGCTGATTGATTTTGTGGGCACCTGGGGACCCGCAATCCACGGTCACAATCACCCGCGCATCCGCGAAGCCGTACAGGTTGCGCTCCACAAGGGGACCAGTTTTGGCACTCCCAACTGCTACGAGGTTCCCATGGCGGAACTCATCTGTGATGTCGTGCCATCTGTGGAAAAGGTACGCATGGTCAACAGTGGAACCGAAGCCACCATGTCCTGCATTCGCCTGGCACGTGGCTTCACCGGACGCGATAAAATCATTAAATTTGAGGGCTGCTACCACGGGCACAGTGACGCGCTGCTCGTCAAGGCCGGTTCTGGCGCACTCACTCACGGCAATCCTGACAGTGCGGGCGTCACACGAGGAGCAGCACAAGATACCCTGCTCTTACCGTTCAACGATCTGGAGAAGCTGGAATCGGTTTTCAGGCAGGCAGGATCGGAAATCGCTGCCATCATCGTGGAACCTTTCCCCGCAAACATGGGTCTGGTTCTGCCCGACCCCGGGTATTTGGAGGCTCTGCGTGCACTGACTCAGCAGTATGGCACACTGCTCATTTTCGATGAAGTGATGACCGGATTTCGCATCGCACTGGGCGGTGTACAGGAATACCTTGGCATCACTCCCGACCTTACGGCAATGGGAAAAATCATTGGAGGTGGATTGCCTGTAGGGGCCTTCGGAGGGCGTGCCGATATCATGGATTTCCTGGCACCCCAGGGTCCCGTGTATCAGGCAGGAACTCTCAGCGGCAACCCAATGGCACTCGCAGCGGGCATCGAGGCTGTTCGCATGCTAAAGGAGTCCAATCCGTATGCCGACCTTGACCGTCAATCCCGCATTCTCGCGCTTGCGATGGAGAACGCCTTTGAACAAAAGGGCATTCCGGTGCAGATCCCCCAGGTGGGTTCCATGCTTTCCGTCTTTTTCTGCGAATCACGCGTGCGTGACTACGACGATGTGCTTCGCTCTGAGAAATCACACTTCACCCGACTGTTTCACGCCTGTCTGCAGCGCGGACTCTTCCTCGCGCCGTCCCCGTTCGAAACCTGGTTTGTCAGCACCGCGCACGATACTGCTGCCATCGAACGCTCCTGCGATATTCTCACCCAGGCCATTGCATCGCTCTAG
- a CDS encoding NAD+ synthase: protein MKIGIAQINTIVGDLSGNRTRMLEAYRHLIDQGAECIVFPELTVSGYPPLDLLFKPSFVSQCVATATSIAEQSTIPLIFGCPVPNPSQVGKPLFNGAYVCADGKVLHIAHKRLLPTYDVFDEKRYFEPGKTPEIIELAGKRIALTICEDIWVDSENQNRYDVDPVQELLPHQPDLLINLSGSPWHVRKTGFRLRFLANAARLLGCPAVYCNLIGGNDELIFDGASKVVCAEGLCRQHLRQFETDAAVVDLDALSSLPPLDSPENDLDCIYRALVLGVRDYAHKTGFRKAVIGLSGGIDSAVTAAIAADALGPENVTGISLPSQISSQHSQDDARDLAQNLGIAFHTIPIANVVSAVESTLEPLFRDTRRDVTEENIQARSRGILLMALSNKFGSLLLTTGNKSEMAVGYCTLYGDMAGGLAVLSDVLKTVVFDLAHYLNRDGVRIPESTLTKPPSAELRPDQKDEDSLPPYPLLDAILQLYIEQGLTRTDIIAQGHDAELVNEIARKVDLNEYKRKQAPPGLKITRLAFGIGRRIPIVQGFVG, encoded by the coding sequence ATGAAAATCGGGATTGCCCAGATCAACACCATCGTTGGAGACCTCAGCGGAAACCGCACCCGCATGCTCGAGGCCTATCGCCACCTGATCGATCAGGGTGCGGAATGCATCGTTTTCCCGGAACTGACGGTCAGTGGCTACCCTCCCCTCGATCTGTTATTCAAACCCAGCTTTGTGAGTCAGTGTGTTGCCACCGCCACATCCATCGCGGAGCAGTCGACCATCCCGCTCATTTTTGGCTGTCCGGTCCCCAATCCCTCCCAGGTCGGAAAACCTCTGTTCAACGGCGCATACGTCTGTGCAGACGGAAAGGTGCTTCACATTGCGCACAAGCGCCTGCTCCCGACTTACGATGTCTTTGATGAAAAACGCTATTTTGAACCCGGAAAAACCCCTGAGATTATCGAGCTCGCGGGCAAGCGCATTGCACTGACCATCTGTGAGGACATCTGGGTCGATTCCGAAAATCAAAATCGCTACGATGTCGATCCTGTTCAGGAGTTACTGCCTCACCAACCCGACTTGCTGATCAACCTCTCAGGCAGTCCCTGGCATGTTCGAAAGACCGGATTTCGCCTGCGCTTTCTTGCCAATGCGGCGCGTTTGCTCGGTTGTCCTGCCGTTTATTGCAACCTCATCGGTGGTAATGATGAACTCATCTTCGACGGCGCAAGCAAGGTGGTGTGCGCAGAGGGCCTTTGCCGCCAGCACTTGCGTCAGTTCGAAACCGACGCTGCAGTGGTGGATCTCGATGCACTCTCATCCCTTCCCCCTCTCGATTCTCCTGAAAATGATCTGGACTGCATTTACAGGGCCTTGGTGCTCGGCGTGCGCGACTATGCGCACAAAACCGGATTTCGAAAGGCGGTTATCGGCCTGAGCGGTGGAATCGACTCCGCTGTCACCGCAGCCATCGCTGCGGATGCACTCGGCCCGGAAAATGTGACCGGAATCAGTCTGCCTTCGCAAATTTCCAGTCAACACAGTCAGGATGACGCCCGGGATCTCGCCCAAAATCTCGGCATTGCGTTTCACACCATCCCCATCGCGAATGTCGTCAGCGCGGTAGAATCGACTCTGGAACCTCTCTTTCGAGACACCCGGCGCGATGTCACCGAAGAAAACATTCAGGCCCGCAGTCGTGGTATCCTGCTCATGGCACTGTCCAACAAATTCGGCTCCCTGCTGCTCACAACAGGTAACAAGAGCGAAATGGCCGTTGGCTACTGCACTCTCTACGGTGACATGGCGGGTGGACTTGCCGTGCTCTCCGATGTGCTCAAGACCGTGGTGTTCGACCTCGCACACTACCTCAATCGAGACGGCGTCCGCATTCCGGAGTCCACCCTCACCAAACCACCGTCCGCCGAGCTGCGTCCCGATCAGAAAGACGAGGACTCCCTGCCTCCCTATCCCTTGCTCGACGCCATCCTGCAGCTCTACATTGAGCAGGGTCTCACCCGCACGGATATCATCGCCCAGGGGCACGACGCCGAGCTGGTCAATGAGATCGCGCGCAAGGTCGATCTCAACGAATACAAGCGCAAACAGGCACCTCCCGGACTTAAGATCACGCGCCTTGCCTTTGGCATTGGTCGCCGCATTCCGATTGTGCAGGGTTTCGTCGGCTGA
- a CDS encoding chemotaxis protein CheD has translation MVGFGSSAAKNTTRSIVVGVGDMAIAAESDVTLSTFGLGSCVGVVMCDPVHKVGGILHVMLPSSSVAVQKAKVQPYLFADTGVTKFLSMLSSMGADLEQSHCVIAGGASVMASGDTFKIGQQNAEAVLAKLSEHGVIPAHQFLGGFSNRSLHLNTGNCLLQIALPNEKQEVSFS, from the coding sequence ATGGTTGGATTTGGATCAAGCGCAGCCAAAAACACAACCCGCAGCATTGTGGTGGGTGTCGGTGACATGGCAATTGCTGCAGAGAGCGATGTGACGCTGAGTACATTCGGATTGGGTTCCTGTGTGGGTGTGGTGATGTGCGATCCGGTGCACAAAGTGGGAGGAATTCTGCATGTGATGCTGCCGTCCTCGTCCGTTGCAGTACAGAAAGCCAAGGTCCAACCTTATTTATTTGCGGATACTGGTGTTACCAAATTCTTGTCGATGTTGAGCAGCATGGGGGCTGACTTGGAGCAAAGTCATTGTGTGATCGCAGGTGGGGCTTCTGTGATGGCTTCGGGGGACACGTTCAAGATCGGTCAGCAGAATGCGGAGGCTGTGCTTGCGAAACTGAGTGAGCATGGTGTGATCCCGGCGCATCAATTTCTGGGTGGATTCAGCAACCGGTCGCTTCATCTCAACACTGGGAATTGCCTGCTGCAGATTGCATTGCCTAACGAAAAACAGGAGGTTTCCTTCTCATGA
- a CDS encoding HDOD domain-containing protein — MNVQDVVANLKSLPPAPRVMPLLLRALNDVNSSREDIVELLQLDAGLVAKILSVSNSALYGGKGDITDIDEAMARLGYREIYRIVTNIYAKAFVGRGMLSYQIDSSDRWFNSVATGIVMEMLTRRLNVGDPATTYTVGLLHDIGKSVIDEVYETRYHEVFSIIEKDGMTLQQAECRLFGFDHAQIGAALMQNWNFPDDIVEPIAFQFEPLKARTQLKVAAMLHLSRWICASIGGAPGTAAWAFEINAAVLEMLGCRESIIPELLIESKEALMRKEELLKL, encoded by the coding sequence ATGAATGTGCAGGATGTTGTTGCTAATTTAAAGAGTTTGCCTCCCGCACCGAGAGTCATGCCTCTGCTGCTGCGCGCCTTGAATGACGTGAACAGCTCGCGAGAGGATATCGTGGAGCTGTTGCAGCTCGATGCGGGATTGGTGGCCAAAATCCTCAGTGTCAGCAACTCAGCGCTCTATGGAGGGAAAGGTGACATCACTGACATTGACGAAGCGATGGCACGACTCGGGTATCGGGAGATTTACCGCATTGTGACCAACATCTATGCAAAGGCATTTGTGGGTCGGGGGATGCTGTCCTATCAGATCGACTCATCTGATCGATGGTTCAACTCTGTAGCGACTGGTATTGTGATGGAGATGCTGACCCGACGCTTGAATGTTGGCGATCCGGCAACTACCTACACTGTCGGACTGTTGCACGACATTGGAAAGTCCGTAATCGATGAAGTGTATGAAACGCGCTACCATGAGGTCTTTTCGATTATCGAAAAGGATGGAATGACGCTGCAGCAGGCGGAATGTCGGCTCTTTGGATTTGACCATGCCCAGATCGGAGCGGCCTTGATGCAGAACTGGAATTTTCCGGATGACATCGTGGAACCCATCGCATTTCAGTTCGAACCCTTAAAGGCAAGAACACAGCTCAAGGTTGCAGCAATGCTGCACCTCAGTCGCTGGATTTGCGCGAGCATTGGTGGCGCACCCGGAACGGCGGCATGGGCGTTTGAGATAAATGCAGCGGTTTTGGAAATGCTCGGCTGTCGCGAGTCAATCATCCCGGAGCTTCTCATCGAGTCCAAGGAAGCACTGATGCGGAAGGAAGAACTTCTAAAGCTTTGA